A segment of the Collimonas fungivorans genome:
ATACCTATCCTGCAAACCCAGCTGCCGCCGGATTACGTGCCTGCGCTGGCCGACTTCGCCCGGCAGAGCGGCAGCCACATCGCATTAGGCATTCCCTATACCGATGGCCCCGAGCGCTACTCCAACAGCGTGATCGGCATCTCGCCCCTGGCCACGGATCCGGCTTATCGCTACGACAAACAGCATCTGGTGCCGTTCGGCGAATTCGTGCCGCTCGGGTTCCGCTGGTTTGTCGACATGATGAACATCCCGCTCGGCGATTTCACCCGTGGCGCAGTGGTGCAAGCGCCATTCGCGGTGAAAGACCAATGGGTGCTGCCCAACATCTGCTACGAAGACTTGTTCGGCGAAGAAATCGCCGGCCAGCTGGCTGCCACCCAAGCCGCCGGCAAGCCAACCGCCACACTGCTGCTGAACATGTCGAATATCGCCTGGTTCGGGAATACGATTGCACTGCCGCAACATTTACAGATCTCGCAAATGCGCAGCCTGGAAACCGGCCGCCCGATGCTGCGCGCGACCAATACCGGCGCCACCGCGCTGATCGATCCGCACGGCGTCGTCAGCATCCAGCTGGTCCCGTACAGCCGCGCCACGCTGGCGGTGCCGGTGCAAGGCTATAGCGGCACAACCCCGTATATCCGGCTGGGTAATCGCCTGATGCTGGTCCTGGCGCTGGCGATGCTAGCCGCCAGCTGGTGGTGGAGCCGCCGCAAAGCGCGCCGGCAGCCTTAGGGCCTGTTTCCCCTTGATTTGGGAGATGCGTTCAAGCCAAAACGTGTGATGGCAAGGCGCGTGGCACAGCAGGGGCTGATGCCCCTGCAAGCCATGCAACGCGGCCAGCGCACGTTTTGGCTTGAACCCTTCGGGAACGGCGGCAGGCGTCGCATGCCGTTGTTGCAGGGGGCGGCCATCCGCATCCTTGCCGTAGCACCGCTACGTCGCGTCGCTGCGCCTAGGCACGCAACGCCTGCCGCGCGTTCGCACTCCCAAATCAAGGGGGAACAGGCCCTAAAGCCCTCAAAACCCGCTAAAATCGCTGGTTTTAGCGCTCATCCTTTTGCGCTCTTTGTTATCCCTGGATTTCGCCCGATTCGTCGGCACTTTACCGTATGGAAAAGCAACAAAACGATGCTTACATTTCAACAAATCATTCTTAAACTACAAGATTATTGGGACGCTCAGGGCTGCGCCCTGCTGCAGCCCTACGACATGGAAGTCGGCGCCGGCACTTCGCATACCGCGACCTTCCTGCGCGCCATCGGCCCCGAACCCTGGCGCGCCGCCTATGTGCAGCCGTCGCGCCGTCCCAAGGACGGCCGTTATGGCGAAAACCCGAACCGCCTGCAGCATTATTATCAATACCAGGTAGTACTCAAGCCAGCGCCGGAAAACATCCTCGATCTGTACCTCGGCTCGCTGGCAGCACTCGGCCTGGATCTCAAGCGCAACGATGTGCGCTTCGTCGAAGACGACTGGGAAAACCCGACCCTGGGCGCCTGGGGCCTGGGCTGGGAAGTCTGGCTGAACGGCATGGAAGTGACTCAGTTCACCTACTTCCAGCAAGTCGGCGGCCTCGATTGCAAACCGGTGCTGGGTGAGATCACCTATGGCATCGAGCGCCTGGCGATGTACTTGCAGGGCGTGGAAAATGTCTACGACCTGGTGTGGACCGAATGGGTCGAGAATGGCGTGACCAAGAAGCTCAGCTACGGCGACGTCTTCCACCAGAACGAAGTCGAACAGTCGACTTATAACTTCGAACACGCCAACACGGAATTCCTGTTCCCGCTGTTCGGCAACTACGAAGCCGAAGCCAAACGCCTGCTGGCGGTGCCGCTGGCGTTGCCGGCTTACGAGATGGTACTGAAAGCCGCGCATACTTTCAACCTGCTGGATGCGCGCGGCGCGATCTCGGTCACCGAACGCGCCGCCTACATGGGCCGGATCCGCAACCTGTCGCGCGCGGTGGCGCAGGCATATTACGATTCACGGGCAAAACTGGGTTTCCCGATGTGGGAGATCACCAAGGAAAACGGCGATCTGTTGTTGCAAGAATTTGGAGATGAATACATGGCGGCAGTAGCGCAGCGTGCGGGAGAAGCAGTATGAAGGACACGCTTTTGAACCAGACCCTGCTGATTGAAATTTTCACGGAAGAACTGCCGCCGAAAGCATTGGCGAAACTCGGCGATGCTTTTGCCAGCGGTATTTTCAACGGCTTGAAGTCACGCGATTTCCTGGACGACGGCGCCGTCGCCACTGCCTTCGCCACGCCGCGCCGGCTGGCGGTCGCCATCAGCAATGTGCGCGCCACCTCACTCGATAAAACCATGCGCGAAAAAGTGCTGCCGGTATCGGTGGCGCTGGATGCCGAAGGCCGCGCCACGGCGCCGCTGGTCAAGAAACTGGCGGCACTGGCCGCACAATGCCGCCAGGCGGTGATTACCCCGGCCGAACTGGAACGCGCACCTGACGGCAAGGCCGAAAGTTTTTTCTACAGCTATACCGCCAAAGGCGTGGCGCTGCCTGCCGGTTTGCAAGTGGTGCTGGAAGATACCGTGGCAAAATTGCCGATCCCGAAAGTGATGAGCTACCAGCGCCAGCACGGCCACGCGGCCGGCCATACCGTTCGTTTTGTGCGGCCGGCGCACAGCCTGGTGGCGCTGCACGGCGAACAGGTACTGCCTTTGACCCTGCTCGGCCTGGATGCGGACCGCCTGACCGAAGGCCATCGTTTCCTGTCGCCAGGCCGCATCACCCTGGCCGACGCCGACAGCTACGCAGTAACGCTGGCCGAACAAGGCAAAGTCATCGCCAGCTTCAGCGAACGCAAGGAAAAAATCCGCAAGGACCTGTTGGAAGGGGCAAAAAAGTCTGCGGCCGACGACCAGGTGCTGATGCCGGAAGCGCTGCTGGACGAAGTTACGGCGCTGGTTGAATGGCCGGTGGTGTATGCCTGCAAATTCGAAGACGAATTCCTCAGCGTCCCGCAGGAATGCCTGATCCTGACGATGCAGACCAACCAGAAGTATTTTGCCCTGACAGATAGCGCCGGCAAGCTGCGCTCGCGTTTCCTGATTGTCTCCAACCTGCAGACCAGTGAACCGCACTACATTATCGAAGGCAATGAGCGCGTGGTGCGCCCGCGCCTGTCCGACGCCAAGTTCTTCTTCGAGCAGGACCAGAAAAAGAAACTGGCCGAACGCGTACCTCTGCTGGCCAATGTGGTCTATCACAACAAGCTCGGCAACCAGCTGCAGCGCACAGAACGGGTCAAGACCCTGGCCGCGGCGATTGCGTCGCTGCTCGGCAGCGATGCCGCACTGGCCGAACGCGCGGCGCTGCTGGCCAAGGCCGACCTGCTGACTGACATGGTCGGCGAGTTCCCTGAACTGCAAGGCATCATGGGCAATTATTACGCACGCCACGACGGCGAAGCGGACGACGTCGCCCTGGCCATTTCGGAACACTACCAGCCGCGCTTTGCCGGCGACGCCCTGCCCACTACCGACACCAGCGTTGCAGTGGCGCTGGCGGACAAGCTGGAAACCCTGGTCGGGATCTGGGGCATCGGCTTGCAGCCGACCGGCGACAAGGATCCGTTCGCCCTGCGCCGTCATGCGCTGGGCATCCTGCGCATGCTGCTGGAAAAACGCCTGCCGATATCGCTCACGCAGTTGCTAAGCAATGCCGCCCAGCAGTTCGCCGGCAACAGCAACTTCAAGGATCCAGGCAGCGACGTACTGCCGTTCCTGTACGACCGCCTGCGCGGCCTGCTGCGCGAACGCGGTTATGCGCCGAACGAAATTGAAGCGGTAGTGGCGCAGCAGCCAGAGCGGCTCGACAACATCATCGAACGCCTGGATGCGGTGCAAGCGTTTGCCGCCTTGCCAGAGGCGGAAGCGCTGGCCGCGGCCAACAAGCGCATCACCAACATCCTGAAAAAGACCGAAGGCGTCGGCAGCACTGTGCAGCAAGACCTGCTGCGCGACAGCGCCGAACAATCGCTGTTCGCGGCGATGAATGCGCTCAAGCCGGAGGTCGATGCCGCCTTTGCCAAGGGCGATTTCAGCACCGCCTTGAAAGCACTGGCGCGGCTGCGGGAAAACGTCGACGGTTTCTTCAACGATGTGATGGTGATGGCCGACGACGAGCAATTGCGCAACAACCGCCTGGCGTTGCTGGCGAACCTGCATGTAATGCTGAACCAGGTCGCCGACATTTCCAAGCTGGCTGCCTAAGTTATTTAAGGTCACCATGAAATTAATCATCCTCGACCGCGACGGCGTCATCAACCACGACTCGGATGCCTTCATCAAATCACCGGATGAATGGATCCCGATCAAAGGTTCGCTGGAAGCCATAGCCCGCCTGAACCAGGCAGGCTATCGAGTGGTGGTGGCGACCAACCAGTCGGGCATCGCGCGCGGCTTGTTCGACATGCCGACCCTGATGGCGATCCATCAGAAAATGCATGAAGCAGCGCAGCTGGTCGGCGCCGAAATCGATGCCATCTTTTTTTGCCCGCATGCCGCCGACGACAACTGCGATTGCCGCAAGCCCAAGGCTGGCATGTTCCACGACATCGGCAAGCGCTTCGAGGTCAGCCTGCGCGGCGGCGTAGCGACGGTAGGCGACTCGCTGCGCGACCTGCAGGCAGGTTTTGTGGCCGGCTGCGCGCCTTATCTGGTGCTTACCGGTAAAGGCGAAAAGACGCGCGACAAAGGCGGCCTGCCGCCCGGCACCCTGATTTTTCCTGACCTGGCGGCAGTAGTTGAATTCCTGCTGAAGAAACCGGTGGAGCTGGCAGTTTGATGAACGGCCGGCTCCGTCCTGCAAAAAGATAGCTTGTTTAAAAAATACCTGGAGTCTGCATGTCGCGTTTTTTCCTGTTTTTACGTTCCCTGCTGTTTTTCTTTCTGATGACAGTCCTGACGGTAGTCTGGTCGATGGCTTGCCTCTTGTTCGCCCCCTTTCCTTACGCTCGGCGCTATTACCTGACGGCGCGCTGGAACGTCATCGTGGTCTGGATGGCCAAGGTGATCTGCGGGATCCGTTACGAGGTCAAGGGTTTTGAGAACTTCCCCGACGCCCCTGCGGTGGTGCTGAGCAAACACCAGTCGGCATGGGAAACGATTTTCCTGCTGCAGATGACACCCCGCCCGCTGGTGTTCGTGTTCAAGAAATCGCTGACCTATATTCCGTTTTTCGGCTGGGGCATCGCCTTGCTGCGGATGATTCCAATCGACCGCAGCAAAGGCCGCGACGCTTTCGCCCAAGTGGTGGTGCAAGGACGCAAGCGGCTGGCCGACGGCCAATGGATCATCATGTTCCCGGAAGGTACACGGATTCCGGTTGGCCAGACCGGCAAATACAAGAACGGCGGCACGCGCCTGGCGGTGGAAACCAATACCGTGGTGGTGCCGATCGCGCACAACGCCGGCGAGTGCTGGCCGAAGAATTCTTTCATCAAGAAACCCGGACTGATCACCGTCTCGATCGGCCAGCCGATTTCGCCGGAAGGCCTGGATAGCAGCGAGCTGATGGCGAAAGTCGAAAATTGGATAGAATCTGAAATGCGTGTGATTTCACCGCATGTTTATTCCAAGCAGCAATAACCCCTCCAGTTTGGACACCATTGAAATTATTGCATCAAAAGCCAGCAAAGCCGCGCCTGGGACCGCATGGTCGGCCCCAGGGCAAGGCACAGCAGCAGCAAGCGCTGCAACTGGACTTGTTTGCCGACGGGTTTGCCAGCGACGTGATCGCCAGCATGCCGCCGGTCGAGGCGCCGCCCGCCAATTCACAGCCAAGGCCGCAAGCCCTTGCTCCCGACGAACCGACAGCCCTGGCGCCCGGCAAACGCCGCCTGCGCTTCGGCGAACATGTACTCGACTACACCCTGCTGCGCTCCAAACGGCGCTCCATCGGCTTCCTGATCAGCGATGACGGCCTGCGCGTCACTGCTCCCAAGTGGGTGACCCTGGGCGATATCGAAATCGCCATACGCGAAAAGAAACGTTGGATTTTTACCAAGCTGAGCGAATACCGCGACCGCTCGACGCGCCGCATGCAGCCGCAGATGCAATGGCGCGACGGCGAGACCCTGCCGTATATGGGACGCAGCATCACCCTGCGCATCCACGCCACCCAGAAGGCCGGCATCCACTTCGACGACGCCAGCGACCAGTTGATTGTCTGCCTGCCGGCCGACGCCGGCGAGCAGCAGCTCAAGGACCGCGTGCTGGGCTGGCTGCAGCTGGAAGCCAAGCGCGTATTTGGCGAACGGCTGCCGATCTATGCAGAAAAACTCGGCGTCACCTACCAGTCGTTCGCGCTGTCGTCGGCCACTACCCAATGGGGATCGTGCACCTCGGAAGGCAAGATCCGGCTGAACTGGCGGCTGATGCATTTTGCATTGCCGCTAATCGATTACGTGATTGCGCACGAGTTGTCGCATCTGCGCGAGATGAACCACAGCCCGCGTTTCTGGGCTACCGTGCAATCGATTTTCCCCGAATTCGAAACGGCCAGGAAAACCCTGCGCGACAGCGCCCAGGAAACCCTGCCGGTTTTTTGACGCCGAGCCTCATCACGCGCTTCACCACGTACTCCATCATTTTCCCGGCCGATTTAGAATATCGGCTGAGCGTCCTGAGCAATGCACCTCTCCTTCCCAACCAGTGAGAAAATATCATGAGAATCCTCCATACCATGCTGCGCGTCGGCAACCTGCAACGTTCCATCGATTTCTACACCAAGGTGCTGGGCATGAAACTGCTGCGCACCAACGATAATCCCGAATACAAATACACCTTGGCTTTTGTCGGTTACGGCAGCAATCCCGATCATGCCGAACTCGAACTGACCTATAACTATGGCGTTGAAAGCTATGACCAGGGTACGGCTTTCGGGCACATGGCGGTGGCGGTCGAAGATGCCTATAAAGCCTGCGCCGACGTCAAGGCACAAGGCGGCAACGTGACGCGCGAAGCCGGGCCGGTGAAGGGCGGCAGCACTGTGATCGCTTTTGTCCAGGATCCCGACGGCTATAAAATCGAACTGATCGAGCGCAAGGAAGGGATTTCCGCCAGCGCTGCTTTATAAGCCCCAACAGCAAAAAATAGGCAGTACGCCAGCAATCATCATCCGCCGCCTGGCGGATGTATTTTATGCACCATGCACACACGTGCTGTAGCGTCAGGTTTGCAGCAAAGCATTCATCGACGGCGCCCATCTCCTGGACTGATCGCATCCTGCCGCTAGCCTGATCCAAGAACCATGCGCGGCTTTGCTGTGCCGCCGCCCCACCTCATCGATGCCGCCACCGCGGCTCCCTCTCCAGCGGTAGCGCTCGTCAGATCGCGTCTCTGCGATTTCTCATCTGCCGCATTGCATTTTAAAAACGCAAAGCTCAAGCCGATCCGGCCAGCTCCGGCATCGCTCCTTCATTGCCTGATCAGACCCTGGAAAAAACCTACGGAAATCTCGGAATTTTCCTATTCCCGAGACAAAAAATGCATTCCATGCTTCCACTGCAGTTATCAGAAAAACATACAAAAGGAGTCATCATGAATCAGTCATATCGCGTAGTTTGGCAAGCGTCCGCGAATACTTGCCGTGTCGTCTCGGAACTGGCAAAAGCAAAAGGGAAATCCACATCCCGCAAGACAGGACGCGCCAAAATGCTGGTCCGTATCGCCGCAGTCAGCCTCGGCATGCTGGGAGCGGACGCCGCGCTTGCCAATGCCGAAACCACAGAAGAAGCAGGCGCCGGCAACCAGTTTCAGGTCAGCTGCCTTGGTGCGGACGAGCGTACACAACGCCATCGGAACGCCAGCGATAAAAATGACTGCAAGGACAGCACCGCCAAAATCAATCCTGACAGCTCTACGGCTGCGCGGCAAGGACAGATCACCACCTCGCCGACTCCTTACAATAGCGAGCAAGCCACTACACGGTTTGCCGCACCTTCCCCTGCTTCCGGCATCGAACTCGTCGCCGAAGCCACTGACGCACGCACTACAACCGGAAGCAACGCGAAGCCCGACGCCGTCGACAGCATCTCCGCGGGCAAAGCCGGCAGCGAACGGCAGATCACCAATCTTGCCGCAGGAACCAGGGACACTGATGCGGTCAATCTCGGGCAAGTAAAGCTATTGGCAGGTGACGGCAGCAGCCAGCGCTACCTCCAGGTCAACGGCAAGAACGACAGTAGCGACAATGCCCTGGCCAGCGGCTACAACGCCGCCGCAATCGGCGTCCAGGCAGCGGCGACCGGGGCCGGCGCAACGGCGCTCGGTTCTCAAAGTCATGCCCTGGGCGATTACAGCATCTCCAGCGGCTATGGTTCAGTCGCCAGAGGCGACAACAGCATTGCTTCCGGTTATTCCGCTGTGGCCAACGACGAAGCAGCCATTGCCATAGGAAAATTCAGCACAGCCAAAGGTGCCCGCAGCGTCGCTATAGGCGCCAATAGCATGGCAAGCAATGTCGATGCCTCAGCGGCAGGCGCATTTAGCAGCGCAACAGGGATTGGCGCATCGGCATTCGGCGCCCACGCCTTGGCCGGAGGCGACTATAGCATCGTGGCAGGCAGCAACGCTCAGGCGCTGGGAGAGGCGAGCAGCGCTTTTGGCGGCGACGCAAATGCGACTGCCTACGGCAGTAGCGCCATCGGCGCCAGCGCCCGGGCCGCCGGCATCGGTTCGGTCGCGGTCGGCATTAACGCCAACGCCACGGCCCTGGAAAGCAGTGCGTTGGGTGCCGATAGCGTCGCAAAAGCTTACCGCTCTACCGCCGTCGGTTCACAATCCTATGCCGCTGAAGATCACAGTGCCGCTTTCGGCGCAAGTGCTGCAGCGCTGGCCATCAATAGCAGCGCAATAGGCGCCGCCAGCCGGGCCGAAGCCAACAATAGTGTCGCGCTGGGGGTCGATTCCGTGGCTGACCGCGCCAACTCGGTGTCGGTCGGCAGTGCCGGCAACCAGCGTCAGA
Coding sequences within it:
- the glyQ gene encoding glycine--tRNA ligase subunit alpha, whose product is MLTFQQIILKLQDYWDAQGCALLQPYDMEVGAGTSHTATFLRAIGPEPWRAAYVQPSRRPKDGRYGENPNRLQHYYQYQVVLKPAPENILDLYLGSLAALGLDLKRNDVRFVEDDWENPTLGAWGLGWEVWLNGMEVTQFTYFQQVGGLDCKPVLGEITYGIERLAMYLQGVENVYDLVWTEWVENGVTKKLSYGDVFHQNEVEQSTYNFEHANTEFLFPLFGNYEAEAKRLLAVPLALPAYEMVLKAAHTFNLLDARGAISVTERAAYMGRIRNLSRAVAQAYYDSRAKLGFPMWEITKENGDLLLQEFGDEYMAAVAQRAGEAV
- the glyS gene encoding glycine--tRNA ligase subunit beta — protein: MNQTLLIEIFTEELPPKALAKLGDAFASGIFNGLKSRDFLDDGAVATAFATPRRLAVAISNVRATSLDKTMREKVLPVSVALDAEGRATAPLVKKLAALAAQCRQAVITPAELERAPDGKAESFFYSYTAKGVALPAGLQVVLEDTVAKLPIPKVMSYQRQHGHAAGHTVRFVRPAHSLVALHGEQVLPLTLLGLDADRLTEGHRFLSPGRITLADADSYAVTLAEQGKVIASFSERKEKIRKDLLEGAKKSAADDQVLMPEALLDEVTALVEWPVVYACKFEDEFLSVPQECLILTMQTNQKYFALTDSAGKLRSRFLIVSNLQTSEPHYIIEGNERVVRPRLSDAKFFFEQDQKKKLAERVPLLANVVYHNKLGNQLQRTERVKTLAAAIASLLGSDAALAERAALLAKADLLTDMVGEFPELQGIMGNYYARHDGEADDVALAISEHYQPRFAGDALPTTDTSVAVALADKLETLVGIWGIGLQPTGDKDPFALRRHALGILRMLLEKRLPISLTQLLSNAAQQFAGNSNFKDPGSDVLPFLYDRLRGLLRERGYAPNEIEAVVAQQPERLDNIIERLDAVQAFAALPEAEALAAANKRITNILKKTEGVGSTVQQDLLRDSAEQSLFAAMNALKPEVDAAFAKGDFSTALKALARLRENVDGFFNDVMVMADDEQLRNNRLALLANLHVMLNQVADISKLAA
- the gmhB gene encoding D-glycero-beta-D-manno-heptose 1,7-bisphosphate 7-phosphatase; amino-acid sequence: MKLIILDRDGVINHDSDAFIKSPDEWIPIKGSLEAIARLNQAGYRVVVATNQSGIARGLFDMPTLMAIHQKMHEAAQLVGAEIDAIFFCPHAADDNCDCRKPKAGMFHDIGKRFEVSLRGGVATVGDSLRDLQAGFVAGCAPYLVLTGKGEKTRDKGGLPPGTLIFPDLAAVVEFLLKKPVELAV
- a CDS encoding lysophospholipid acyltransferase family protein, translated to MSRFFLFLRSLLFFFLMTVLTVVWSMACLLFAPFPYARRYYLTARWNVIVVWMAKVICGIRYEVKGFENFPDAPAVVLSKHQSAWETIFLLQMTPRPLVFVFKKSLTYIPFFGWGIALLRMIPIDRSKGRDAFAQVVVQGRKRLADGQWIIMFPEGTRIPVGQTGKYKNGGTRLAVETNTVVVPIAHNAGECWPKNSFIKKPGLITVSIGQPISPEGLDSSELMAKVENWIESEMRVISPHVYSKQQ
- a CDS encoding M48 family metallopeptidase, whose amino-acid sequence is MKLLHQKPAKPRLGPHGRPQGKAQQQQALQLDLFADGFASDVIASMPPVEAPPANSQPRPQALAPDEPTALAPGKRRLRFGEHVLDYTLLRSKRRSIGFLISDDGLRVTAPKWVTLGDIEIAIREKKRWIFTKLSEYRDRSTRRMQPQMQWRDGETLPYMGRSITLRIHATQKAGIHFDDASDQLIVCLPADAGEQQLKDRVLGWLQLEAKRVFGERLPIYAEKLGVTYQSFALSSATTQWGSCTSEGKIRLNWRLMHFALPLIDYVIAHELSHLREMNHSPRFWATVQSIFPEFETARKTLRDSAQETLPVF
- the gloA gene encoding lactoylglutathione lyase, which codes for MRILHTMLRVGNLQRSIDFYTKVLGMKLLRTNDNPEYKYTLAFVGYGSNPDHAELELTYNYGVESYDQGTAFGHMAVAVEDAYKACADVKAQGGNVTREAGPVKGGSTVIAFVQDPDGYKIELIERKEGISASAAL